A genomic window from Candidatus Dormiibacterota bacterium includes:
- a CDS encoding M24 family metallopeptidase translates to MRRTRREFVVGSMAAVAGGMVGAGVKPATPPAAPATGPEKPSPASMSGSAALILTDPDHPQPATFDRLDETWHRRAIARLQARLHEEGIDGALLRDRWNIIYFTGLWHTSTERPFHVFIPANGQEPTWFHPSLDRDLVGSWWIKDRETYFDFKHGEGAFPDQGRVQMGATVDLTRWMLKGLRKRGWGGRVIGVDFPITADLLDSVADVLPSTVIKKAGEMCERLRMVKTDEEIALTQRAMNYFSRIHAFARDYILAHGTDVTDFDVQTAATQYGVDLILKDIKRDGKPHTAVGIGVEIGVRTGVGTAYPHPNQFHHNRIKKGDSLQVSGDVKIGGCGGELYRALQIAPWDSPREKVWEVHTECCRIQADASAAGVTGSYVAKLVHDHQVKNGMAKYVYHRPAHGEGSEGHQPPYIALGDHTMLETGMMFSNEPGLYVPEQGFGYNHSDNVMVTAKRGVQMGSVPYTKEWCFLKL, encoded by the coding sequence ATGCGCAGGACGCGTCGGGAATTCGTGGTGGGATCCATGGCGGCGGTCGCGGGCGGCATGGTCGGAGCGGGTGTGAAGCCGGCGACGCCGCCGGCCGCCCCCGCGACCGGCCCGGAGAAGCCGTCTCCGGCATCGATGTCCGGATCGGCGGCCCTGATCCTGACGGATCCCGACCACCCGCAGCCGGCCACCTTCGACCGCCTCGACGAAACCTGGCACAGGCGTGCCATCGCCCGGCTGCAGGCGCGTCTTCACGAGGAGGGGATCGACGGGGCCCTCCTGCGCGACCGCTGGAACATCATCTATTTCACCGGTCTGTGGCACACATCGACCGAGCGGCCGTTCCACGTCTTCATCCCCGCGAACGGGCAGGAACCGACCTGGTTCCACCCGAGTCTCGATCGGGACCTGGTCGGTTCCTGGTGGATCAAGGACCGGGAGACCTATTTCGATTTCAAGCACGGCGAGGGAGCGTTCCCCGATCAGGGGAGGGTGCAGATGGGGGCGACGGTCGACCTCACACGCTGGATGCTCAAAGGACTCCGCAAGCGCGGCTGGGGCGGAAGGGTGATCGGCGTCGATTTCCCGATCACCGCCGATCTCCTGGACTCGGTCGCCGACGTCCTGCCATCGACGGTCATCAAGAAGGCCGGCGAGATGTGCGAACGACTGCGGATGGTCAAGACGGATGAGGAGATCGCGCTGACGCAGCGCGCCATGAACTACTTCAGCCGGATCCACGCCTTCGCCCGCGATTACATCCTGGCGCACGGCACCGACGTCACGGACTTCGACGTGCAGACGGCCGCAACCCAGTACGGCGTCGACCTGATCCTGAAGGACATCAAGCGCGACGGGAAGCCGCACACGGCCGTCGGCATCGGCGTCGAGATCGGCGTCCGCACGGGGGTCGGCACCGCCTACCCGCATCCGAACCAGTTCCACCACAATCGCATCAAGAAGGGGGATTCCCTGCAGGTCTCGGGCGACGTCAAGATCGGGGGATGCGGGGGGGAGTTGTACCGCGCCCTGCAGATCGCCCCGTGGGACTCGCCGCGGGAGAAGGTCTGGGAGGTGCACACCGAGTGCTGCCGGATCCAGGCGGACGCCTCGGCCGCCGGCGTGACCGGCTCCTACGTCGCCAAGCTGGTGCACGACCACCAGGTCAAGAACGGCATGGCGAAGTACGTCTACCACCGGCCGGCGCACGGGGAGGGGTCGGAGGGACACCAGCCGCCGTACATCGCGCTGGGGGACCACACGATGCTGGAGACCGGCATGATGTTCAGCAACGAGCCGGGCCTGTACGTCCCCGAGCAGGGGTTCGGCTACAACCACTCCGACAACGTGATGGTCACCGCGAAGCGCGGCGTGCAGATGGGAAGCGTGCCGTACACGAAAGAGTGGTGCTTCCTCAAGCTGTGA